One Halobacteriovorax sp. GB3 genomic window carries:
- the flgA gene encoding flagellar basal body P-ring formation chaperone FlgA has protein sequence MTKVFFFFITLLSLKSFSCEVNTADKLFFVKDTQVTNEQALNFKGCSSEQKDEVLSIIKTLEGTIHTSHLKKMGNFSDVTFTKTRIQITTLNQYLREKLSLESDLFITNINTNGMPLPLGLNQDETLQLKCFNCKEPGNYAMNLEIQSPFNKRTKWGQLKIQRKIQVLKLKDEIRVANETLSPSLFEKAFIFADFPSKYIKDAKELVFYKANRSLSKGHVLLRTDIVPQNIVQRGQDTQVIIKTKHLTLTGAASALRSGSIGQMVELRNKKSKRTFSAKVVDFNKVMVEL, from the coding sequence ATGACGAAAGTTTTTTTCTTCTTCATTACATTATTGTCGTTAAAATCGTTCAGCTGTGAAGTTAACACAGCTGATAAATTATTTTTTGTGAAAGATACTCAAGTAACCAATGAGCAGGCCTTAAATTTCAAAGGTTGTTCTAGTGAACAAAAAGACGAAGTTCTTTCTATTATAAAAACTCTAGAAGGAACCATTCATACATCTCACCTCAAAAAAATGGGTAACTTTTCTGATGTAACGTTTACTAAAACTAGAATTCAGATAACAACGTTGAATCAGTATTTACGAGAGAAACTTTCTTTAGAAAGTGATCTCTTCATTACGAATATCAACACGAATGGAATGCCATTGCCACTTGGTCTTAATCAAGATGAAACTCTTCAACTTAAATGTTTCAATTGTAAAGAGCCTGGTAACTATGCAATGAACTTAGAAATTCAATCTCCGTTTAATAAAAGAACGAAATGGGGACAATTAAAAATACAAAGAAAGATTCAAGTTCTGAAACTAAAAGACGAAATCAGAGTAGCAAATGAAACTCTATCTCCTTCCCTTTTTGAGAAGGCGTTTATCTTTGCAGATTTCCCATCAAAATACATTAAAGATGCTAAAGAACTCGTTTTCTATAAGGCTAATCGTTCCCTCTCTAAAGGGCATGTCTTGTTAAGAACAGATATCGTTCCTCAAAATATTGTTCAAAGAGGACAGGACACACAAGTTATCATTAAAACAAAACACTTAACACTTACTGGGGCAGCATCTGCTCTTAGAAGTGGCTCTATTGGTCAGATGGTCGAATTACGAAATAAAAAATCTAAACGCACGTTTTCGGCTAAAGTTGTCGATTTTAACAAGGTTATGGTTGAGCTATGA